In Carassius gibelio isolate Cgi1373 ecotype wild population from Czech Republic chromosome B17, carGib1.2-hapl.c, whole genome shotgun sequence, a single window of DNA contains:
- the LOC127976759 gene encoding polypeptide N-acetylgalactosaminyltransferase 16 codes for MRRIRANAILILTVAWILGTFYYLWQDSRPSSSSSGSQLKNHGRLEERTLPLIVTHAPKLEQQGQLLGQFDEKAFLSSKQLKTGEDPYREHAFNLQESDRLGSERTIRDTRHYRCASMTFDPDLPPTSIIITFHNEARSTLLRTIKSVLMRSPPHLIQEIILVDDFSSDPEDCRLLSQIPKVRCLRNERREGLIRSRVRGASAASASVLTFLDSHCEVNTDWLQPMIQRVREDHTRVVSPIIDVISLDNFAYLAASADLRGGFDWSLHFKWEQIPIEQKMARNDPTQPIRTPVIAGGIFVMEKGWFNRLGQYDTHMDIWGGENFELSFRVWMCGGSLEILPCSRVGHVFRKRHPYDFPEGNALTYIKNTRRAAEVWMDEYKQYYYAARPSAQGKAFGSIADRLALRQKLNCNSFRWYLENVYPELKIPEQDAVYSLLKQGGLCLESHGTDALGLEECKSTPSIPASQKWTLIEPQIRQHDLCLAITAFTAGSKVRLEPCNIKESRQKWKPRGPALQHMISGLCLDSQPPSGPPLVTQCRPQVSSQSWEPQLVT; via the exons gtgactCATGCACCAAAGCTGGAGCAGCAGGGTCAGCTCTTGGGCCAGTTTGATGAAAAGGCTTTCCTGTCCAGTAAGCAGCTGAAGACAGGTGAGGATCCGTACAGAGAGCATGCGTTCAACCTGCAGGAGAGCGACCGGCTGGGCAGCGAGCGCACCATCAGAGACACACGCCACTATCG ATGTGCCTccatgacctttgaccctgaCCTGCCACCCACCAGCATCATCATCACTTTCCACAATGAGGCGCGCTCCACCCTGCTGCGCACTATTAAAAG tgTACTGATGAGAAGTCCTCCTCACTTGATACAGGAAATTATTCTTGTGGACGACTTCAGCTCTGACC cTGAAGACTGTCGACTTCTCTCTCAGATCCCAAAGGTGCGCTGTCTGAGAAATGAGCGTCGAGAAG GTCTGATCCGCTCTCGTGTCCGAGGGGCGTCTGCGGCGTCGGCCTCCGTCCTCACCTTCCTGGACAGTCACTGTGAGGTCAACACAGACTGGCTGCAGCCCATGATCCAGAGAGTCAGAGAG GATCACACGCGTGTGGTCAGTCCCATCATTGATGTGATCAGTCTGGATAATTTTGCCTACCTGGCCGCTTCTGCTGACCTGAGAGGAG GTTTCGACTGGAGTTTACACTTCAAATGGGAGCAGATTCCTATAGAACAGAAAATGGCAAGAAACGACCCAACACAACCaatcag GACTCCTGTGATTGCTGGAGGAATCTTTGTCATGGAGAAAGGCtggtttaatcgcctgggccaGTACGACACTCACATGGACATCTGGGGTGGGGAGAATTTTG AGCTGTCGTTCAGAGTGTGGATGTGTGGCGGCAGTCTTGAGATCCTGCCCTGCAGTCGCGTGGGCCACGTCTTCAGGAAACGCCATCCTTATGACTTTCCAGAGGGCAACGCACTCACCTACATCAA GAACACTCGGAGAGCTGCTGAGGTCTGGATGGATGAGTATAAACAGTATTACTACGCCGCAAGACCGTCAGCGCAGGGCAAGGCCTTCGGGAG TATTGCAGACCGGCTTGCTCTAAGGCAGAAGCTGAACTGTAACTCTTTCCGCTGGTATCTTGAGAATGTGTATCCTGAACTCAA GATCCCCGAGCAGGACGCGGTGTACAGTCTCCTGAAGCAGGGGGGCTTGTGTCTGGAGAGTCATGGCACAGACGCTCTGGGTTTGGAGGAGTGTAAGAGCACACCGAGCATCCCTGCCTCACAG AAGTGGACCCTGATTGAGCCTCAGATCCGTCAGCATGACCTGTGTCTGGCCATCACAGCTTTCACTGCGGGGTCAAAGGTCAGACTGGAGCCCTGCAACATCAAGGAGTCCAGACAG AAGTGGAAGCCCAGAGGTCCAGCGCTGCAGCACATGATCAGTGGCTTGTGTCTGGACAGCCAGCCTCCTTCAGGCCCTCCGCTGGTCACACAGTGCCGCCCACAGGTGTCCAGCCAATCCTGGGAGCCGCAGCTGGTCACCTGA